A part of Miscanthus floridulus cultivar M001 chromosome 6, ASM1932011v1, whole genome shotgun sequence genomic DNA contains:
- the LOC136459984 gene encoding uncharacterized protein: MAEEANGKKEEEFSTGPLSVLMMSVKNNTQVLINCRNNKKLLGRVRAFDRHCNMVLENVREMWTEVPKTGKGKKKALLVNKDRFISKMFLRGDSVIIVLRNPK; this comes from the exons ATGGCGGAGGAAGCCAAT GGAAAGAAGGAGGAGGAATTCAGCACGGGCCCTTTGTCAGTGCTGATGATGAGCGTCAAGAACAATACTCAG GTTCTTATCAACTGCCGGAACAACAAGAAGTTACTTGGCCGTGTGAGGGCATTTGATCGGCACTGCAACATGGTTCTCGAGAATGTTAGGGAGATGTGGACTGAG GTACCTAAGACTGGCAAaggcaagaagaaggctcttcTGGTGAACAAAGACAGGTTCATAAGCAAGATGTTCCTCCGTGGGGAT